The following proteins are encoded in a genomic region of Brachypodium distachyon strain Bd21 chromosome 1, Brachypodium_distachyon_v3.0, whole genome shotgun sequence:
- the LOC100820874 gene encoding dihydrodipicolinate reductase-like protein CRR1, chloroplastic isoform X1, which produces MGVRGYLPSCSTSMHHATTATTRRKTAAGTGRHAPAKVSCSSAAAPPSQSTIKVVIVGATKEIGRTAIAAVSRARGMELAGAIDTQCIGLDAGEISGMEEALEIPVLNDLTMVLGSIAQSRATGVVVDFSEPSTVYDNVKQAAAFGLSSVVYVPKIEMDTVTELSAFCDKASMGCLVAPTLSIGSVLLQQAAIQASFHYNNVEIVESRPNPSDLPSQDAVQIANNISELGQIYNREDMESDNPARGQVLGEDGVRVHSMVLPGLASSTSVILSGPGEIYTLRLDVTNVQCLMPGLMLAIRKVIRLKNLIYGLEKFL; this is translated from the exons ATGGGAGTCCGTGGCTACCTCCCTTCTTGCTCCACCTCCATGCACCACGCCACCACAGCAACCACGCGCCGCAAgaccgccgccggcaccgggAGGCACGCTCCGGCCAAGGtgtcctgctcctccgccgcagcgccgccgtcgcagAGCACGATCAAG GTGGTCATCGTGGGCGCCACCAAGGAGATCGGGAGGACGGCGATCGCGGCGGTGAGCAGGGCCCGGGGGATGGAGCTCGCGGGCGCCATTGATACCCAGTGCATCGGGCTGGACGCAGGAGAG aTAAGTGGCATGGAAGAAGCCCTGGAGATCCCGGTGCTCAATGATCTTACAATGGTTCTGGGCTCCATAGCACAA TCGAGAGCGACTGGTGTGGTTGTCGATTTCAGTGAACCTTCCACTGTCTATGACAATGTCAAGCAG GCAGCAGCATTTGGCTTAAGCAGTGTTGTATACGTGCCAAAGATTGAGATGGACACGGTAACCGAGCTGTCAGCATTCTGCGACAAGGCAAGCATG GGTTGCTTGGTCGCACCGACGCTGTCAATTGGCTCAGTACTCCTTCAACAAGCTGCAATCCAGGCCTCATTCCACTACAACAACGTTGAGATAGTGGAATCAAGACCTAACCCATCG GACTTGCCATCACAAGACGCAGTACAGATCGCAAATAACATATCTGAACTTGGTCAGATATACAACAGGGAAGATATGGAATCCGATAATCCA GCAAGAGGTCAGGTACTCGGAGAAGATGGAGTGCGTGTCCACAGTATGGTTCTTCCAGGACTTGCTTCAAGCACATCAGTCATTTTGTCAGGCCCCGGAGAG ATTTACACCTTGAGGCTTGATGTGACGAATGTTCAATGCCTAATGCCGGGACTAATGCTGGCAATAAGGAAGGTGATACGCTTGAAG AACTTGATCTATGGTCTGGAGAAGTTCTTGTAG
- the LOC100846680 gene encoding uncharacterized protein LOC100846680: MNDRGDPCASAGDETAEQLLARVTAMVPAALDAARGAAGFPGRWKAIAAKLGALPARLSDLSSHPCFARNALCRELVLSVAATLAEASALAEASCRGPGAGKLRTQSAMDALGCKLDAALRDCALLVRTGVLSDAAAALVSSSSSSSSPAPVADVRELLARLQIGHYCNGEAKTRAVDGLLDAMDKDEKSVVSVLGRAHAAALVQLLSASAAATVREKAATVVSRLAESSDGCGAMLVSEGALPPLIRLAGSSAMGREKAALTLQRLSGSHEISIAIAGHGGARTLLEICHCHTDGEHSLHSTVAQSAAAGALRNLSAVPELRRQLAEDGIVRAMIALLGSSGAAQLAKEHAADCLQNLTSDGHGNDSDSFKRAVVSSGGARSLLLYLDAPLPHEAAVTALRNVAGMLSPHAIVSLGVLPRLAHALKAGSPGAQQAAADAISTIIVSGGGNGNGKVISEENSRAIVPPLVRMLEAKSGGAREAAARALAGLACCCGHGVRELRKDEKGVPALVQLLDRSPLNAAAREHAVACLLALSPAKRCRRLMVSHGAIGYLKQKLPEAEAAAGAGKLLERLEERGKLRSLFSSN; encoded by the coding sequence ATGAATGATCGTGGCGATCCATGTGCTTCTGCCGGAGACGAGACGGCGGAGCAGCTGCTGGCGCGGGTGACGGCGATGGTGCCGGCGGCGCTGGACGCGGCGAGAGGCGCGGCGGGATTCCCGGGCCGGTGGAAGGCGATCGCGGCCAAGCTGGGCGCGCTCCCGGCGCGCCTGTCGGACCTCTCCAGCCACCCTTGCTTCGCCCGCAACGCGCTCTGCCGCGAGCTGGTCCTGTCCGTGGCCGCCACGCTCGCCGAGGCCTCCGCGCTCGCCGAGGCGTCGTGCCGCGGCCCGGGCGCGGGCAAGCTGCGCACGCAGAGCGCCATGGACGCGCTCGGGTGCAAGCTCGACGCCGCGCTCCGAGACTGCGCGCTGCTCGTCCGGACCGGCGTGCTgtccgacgccgccgccgccttggtttcttcctcttcttcttcttcgtctccggcaccggTGGCGGATGTGCGGGAGCTTCTGGCGAGGCTGCAGATCGGGCACTACTGCAATGGCGAGGCCAAGACCCGGGCCGTGGACGGGCTCCTCGACGCGATGGACAAGGACGAGAAGAGCGTCGTCTCCGTGCTCggccgcgcccacgccgccgcgctgGTGCAGCTGCTCtcggcgtcggctgcggccACGGTGCGGGAGAAGGCCGCCACGGTGGTGTCCCGGCTCGCCGAATCATCGGACGGCTGTGGGGCGATGCTCGTGTCCGAgggcgcgctgccgccgctcatCCGGCTCGCGGGCTCCTCCGCCATGGGCCGCGAGAAGGCCGCGCTCACTCTGCAGAGGCTCTCCGGGAGCCATGAGATCTccatcgccatcgccggccatggcggcgcccgCACGCTCCTCGAGATCTGCCACTGCCACACGGATGGGGAACACTCGTTACACTCCACCGTGGCCCAGTCCGCGGCTGCCGGCGCGCTCAGGAACCTCTCGGCCGTGCCAGAGCTACGACGGCAGCTAGCCGAGGATGGCATCGTCCGCGCCATGATCGCCCTGCTCGGCTCTTCCGGCGCCGCACAGCTCGCCAAGGAGCACGCCGCCGACTGCCTGCAGAACCTCACCTCAGACGGCCATGGCAACGACAGCGACAGCTTCAAACGCGCGGTCGTGTCATCCGGCGGGGCACGCAGCCTGCTGCTCTACCTCGACGCGCCGCTGCCACACGAGGCCGCGGTGACCGCGCTCCGGAACGTGGCCGGCATGCTCTCACCACACGCCATCGTCTCCCTCGGCGTGCTCCCCAGGCTCGCCCACGCGCTCAAGGCCGGCTCCCCCGGCGCGCAGCAAGCAGCCGCGGATGCCATCAGCACCATCatcgtctccggcggcggcaacggcaacgGGAAAGTCATCAGCGAGGAGAACAGCCGCGCGATCGTGCCGCCGCTGGTGCGGATGCTGGAGGCCAAATCCGGCGGGgcgcgcgaggcggcggcgcgggcgctggCGGGGCTGGCTTGCTGCTGCGGCCATGGCGTCCGGGAGCTGAGGAAGGACGAGAAGGGCGTGCCGGCGCTGGTGCAGCTGCTGGACCGGAGCCCGCTCAACGCCGCGGCCAGGGAGCACGCCGTCGCGTGCCTCCTGGCGCTGTCGCCGGCCAAGCGCTGCAGGAGGCTGATGGTGTCTCACGGCGCCATTGGGTACCTCAAGCAGAAGCTtcctgaggcggaggctgccgccggcgccgggaagCTGCTGGAAAGGCTGGAGGAACGCGGCAAGCTCCGGAGCTTGTTCAGTAGTAACTGA
- the LOC100820874 gene encoding dihydrodipicolinate reductase-like protein CRR1, chloroplastic isoform X2: MGVRGYLPSCSTSMHHATTATTRRKTAAGTGRHAPAKVSCSSAAAPPSQSTIKVVIVGATKEIGRTAIAAVSRARGMELAGAIDTQCIGLDAGEISGMEEALEIPVLNDLTMVLGSIAQSRATGVVVDFSEPSTVYDNVKQGCLVAPTLSIGSVLLQQAAIQASFHYNNVEIVESRPNPSDLPSQDAVQIANNISELGQIYNREDMESDNPARGQVLGEDGVRVHSMVLPGLASSTSVILSGPGEIYTLRLDVTNVQCLMPGLMLAIRKVIRLKNLIYGLEKFL, from the exons ATGGGAGTCCGTGGCTACCTCCCTTCTTGCTCCACCTCCATGCACCACGCCACCACAGCAACCACGCGCCGCAAgaccgccgccggcaccgggAGGCACGCTCCGGCCAAGGtgtcctgctcctccgccgcagcgccgccgtcgcagAGCACGATCAAG GTGGTCATCGTGGGCGCCACCAAGGAGATCGGGAGGACGGCGATCGCGGCGGTGAGCAGGGCCCGGGGGATGGAGCTCGCGGGCGCCATTGATACCCAGTGCATCGGGCTGGACGCAGGAGAG aTAAGTGGCATGGAAGAAGCCCTGGAGATCCCGGTGCTCAATGATCTTACAATGGTTCTGGGCTCCATAGCACAA TCGAGAGCGACTGGTGTGGTTGTCGATTTCAGTGAACCTTCCACTGTCTATGACAATGTCAAGCAG GGTTGCTTGGTCGCACCGACGCTGTCAATTGGCTCAGTACTCCTTCAACAAGCTGCAATCCAGGCCTCATTCCACTACAACAACGTTGAGATAGTGGAATCAAGACCTAACCCATCG GACTTGCCATCACAAGACGCAGTACAGATCGCAAATAACATATCTGAACTTGGTCAGATATACAACAGGGAAGATATGGAATCCGATAATCCA GCAAGAGGTCAGGTACTCGGAGAAGATGGAGTGCGTGTCCACAGTATGGTTCTTCCAGGACTTGCTTCAAGCACATCAGTCATTTTGTCAGGCCCCGGAGAG ATTTACACCTTGAGGCTTGATGTGACGAATGTTCAATGCCTAATGCCGGGACTAATGCTGGCAATAAGGAAGGTGATACGCTTGAAG AACTTGATCTATGGTCTGGAGAAGTTCTTGTAG
- the LOC100822481 gene encoding peroxisomal membrane protein 11-1: MGSLEATRAELGLVVLYLNKAEARDKICRAIQYGSKFISNGQPGTAQNVDRSTTLARKVFRLLKWVNDLHALISPPAKGTPLTLVLLGKSKNALLSTFLFLDQFVWAGRSGIYQNKERTDQIARISLYCWMASSVCAGLVELGELKRLSKSMRRLARELRGADKYEDEQYRGKMRQSDERLLALVKAGMDVVVAVGLLQLAPTKVTPRVTGAFGFVTSLISCYQQLPSRAAPAKVKA, encoded by the exons ATGGGGTCGTTGGAGGCGACGAGAGCGGAGCTGGGGCTGGTGGTGCTTTACCTGAACAAAGCCGAGGCGAGGGACAAGATCTGCAGGGCGATTCAGTACGGCTCCAAGTTCATCAGCAACGGTCAGCCCGGCACCGCCCAGAACGTCGACAGATCCACCACCTTGGCTCGCAAAGTCTTCCGGCTCCTCAAG TGGGTGAACGATCTGCATGCCCTCATCAGCCCGCCTGCTAAAGGGACCCCTCTCACGCTTGTCTTGCTTGGGAAG TCCAAGAACGCGCTGCTCTCGACGTTCTTGTTCCTGGACCAGTTCGTGTGGGCAGGGAGGTCAGGGATTTACCAG AACAAGGAGCGCACGGACCAGATCGCCAGGATATCCCTCTACTGCTGGATGGCTTCCTCTGTCTGTGCAGGTTTAGTTGAG CTGGGCGAGCTCAAGAGGCTGTCGaagtcgatgaggaggctcgCGAGGGAGCTCAGGGGTGCCGACAAATACGAG GATGAGCAGTACCGGGGCAAGATGAGGCAGTCGGACGAGCGGCTGCTGGCGCTGGTGAAGGCGGGCATGGACGTGGTGGTGGCCGTGGGGCTACTGCAGCTGGCGCCCACCAAGGTCACCCCCAGGGTCACCGGGGCCTTCGGCTTCGTCACCTCGCTCATCTCCTGCTATCag CAACTTCCATCTCGTGCTGCTCCGGCCAAAGTGAAGGCATGA